Part of the Deltaproteobacteria bacterium genome is shown below.
ACAACTCCTGCTTTTAACAATAGTTTGATTTTTCCTTTGGAAAGTTTTGAAACACAGACAACTGCAGAGCTTTTGTTTAAGAGCTATCTATCTTCCGATAAATCTCCCAATGTTCAATTATCTAAAATTGCTGAAGACTATTTGATTAAATTAAAAGGGGATTATTCGCAAGCTATTCCTTTTTATGCAGATAATGTAATTCAGTTGATAAATGGTCCAAAAAAAATTAACTACTTTCTAAATGTTATAAAGAATTTACTTAAAGCACCTTACTACTTTATAACATTGCTAAAAATGTTTTATCGGCCAGGAAGGTTAAATTACTTAAAACATAAGAAGAAGAAAATAGAAGATGGAACTTGGACTGATTTTGAATACAGACTTTATAAATATAGAGCAAAAAGAGAAAAGAAAAAATTAGAGTCATATTACAATTCTCTTGTACAAAATGTAGATTTAAATATTCCTTACGTATACGCAGCTTTTCATTATCAACCTGAGTGTTCAACAGCACCCTTGGGAAATGCCTTTGTTCACCAGCTTCTCATGGTTGATATACTGTCAAAATCTGTCCCGCAAGGATGGCAGATTTATGTAAAAGAGAATTTTTGGCAAAATTCTCCCTATTCGCATGGGGAGAGGGCTAGGGATAAAGAGTTTTATGATGATTTGGTAGCACTACCTAATGTAAAGCTTGTCCCAACTTCAGTTTCTCCTTGGGATCTCATTGATAATGCCAAAATTGTAGCCACTGTAACAGGAACAACGGGCTGGGAAGCAGTTATGAGAAGGAAACCTGCTTTTATTTTTGGTCATGCTTGGTATCGAGGCTGTGAAGGCATATTTTATGTTCCGACACTAGAAAAGTGTAAAGAAGCCATAGAGAAAATTGAAAAAGGATTTAAGGTAGATTACGATAAGATTAGGCTTTTTATGTTTGCGGTCGAACAGGTTTGCTTTAAAGGCTACAGTAGCTCTAACTTTAGAGACGCTGCAGATATTTTATTTAGAGAAAATATTAACGGGCTTAAGAATTCTATTTTAAAAGTTTATGAGAATGATAAGCCCTTATTCAGGACCCCTAACACTGCGGATGAACAGCACGCGGCAATCAACTAATAGGTAGCAGTCTACCAAAGCGGTTTGAGTAAGGCGCACATCGGTGCTCCCTTCACCCGCCGCGTTAGGATGCTCACATAATATCAAATGAAACTGCAAAAACTGATTCAAAAAAACAGGAGCTGTCGGAGATTTCATCAAAGCGTCAAGATTGATCAAGTTACACTCGTAAGCTTTATAAACCTTGCCAGGCTTTCCGCATCAGCAGCAAACTTGCAGCCATTAAAGTACATTCTCTCCTGGAGTACTGAAAAAAACGATCTTATTTTTCCCAACTTAGGTTGGGCAGGATATCTTAAAGATTGGTCGGGACCAATTGAGGGTGAAAGACCATCAGCATATATCATGATTCTTGGTGATAAAAGTGTTAGTAGGTCATTTGATATTGATTGTGGAATTGCAGCCCAAAGTATCCTCCTCGGTGCGACAGAAGCTGGGCTTGGTGGCTGCATTATTGCGACCCTTCAACAGGATAACTTGATGACAGTATTAGGCATCCCAGATATTTATGACATACTCATTGTTATTGCTTTGGGAAAACCGAAAGAAGTTATCCAAATTGATCCATTAGGATTAGACGGTGATATAAAGTATTGGCGCGACAAAAAAGGCAAACACCATGTGCCCAAGCGTTCCTTGAAAGACATTATTATTGATTAGGCCCGAACCAATAATTCTCCCCAACTGCTAATAGATCGTTTCACTCGCATTTAGCGGTCGGTTAATTTAATCGATAAAGAGGTAGAATATGAAGCAAAAGGAGTTTGATATTGTATTAGTCTACTCTTTCGGCAGAGAAAATCTAAATTTTTTGAGCATCATTAAATATTTGTCTCATAAATATAAAATCGCTTTGCTTCTAAGTGATGACAAAGCTTTTTATGATAAACCTGAAAACCAAACTTTTGCGAAGGCTAGAATCACTGAAAAGAAGATAAGGGATCTATGTGTAGAATTTGGTGTTAAGAAAGTATATGTCGACGAGAAGTGTAAATGTAAACTTTTGTTGATGTATCCAGTGAATTGGTTTTCAGAAGACTATTTAGATAAATTCAGGAAAAATATCTCCTGGACTAAATTAATTGGTTTATTGTTTCATGCACGAGGTTTTAGAAACTTAGATTTATTAAAAGATTTGGGTGTAGATAAATATTTAGCACCTGCAAAATTCCTTATTGAAGTCATTGCGAAAAGCGAAGGGACCTACGGGGAACTCGAAGGGGCTCACATTATTGAGTCAGGTTTCCCTTACAAAAAATATCCGCTTTTTGATAACCTCAATTTAGAGATCGATTATCTTATTGCATTGCCCTCAATATCCATTCTAAGGGGAGATCAATGTGAAAAAAGGTATAAGTTCTTTAAAAACTTAATGCAGATATTGCGTAATATTGAGCAGACAGACAAAGTATATTTAAAACACCATAATGTAAGGGATAAACAAAGGTATTATGAAAGCTTTCATGGAAATGTCCAGTTAATGAAAGCAGGTATGAATATCTGTAGTTTTATTGCAAAATTATCACCTATAAGAAAAATTACAGATAAACTTTATTCTCGTTCAGCACGTTTTGCTCACAGTATTATAGAGAATAGCTACCCTTCTTTAGAAGAACTGACTGATTACCATAACCTGGGTATTGAATTATTTTTACCTTACGTTAAAAAGGGAGTATTTACAGGATTAAGTGGAACTGTTTTTCATACTCTTTATAATAAATTGCCTGTGCATAATTGTGATCCTCAAAAGGTGACAGATGATTATGCCCCTTTTTACCGTCGATTCCAAATACCGTGTCATAATGGTGAGCTTTTTTTTGATGAAAAAAACTACGAATTAATACCTGAAGAAGTTAGGGCAGCTGATTTGATAGAGCTGATAGATAAAGAACTGGCCTTAATATGAAACCGAATATTATATTGATTGGCGGAGGTGGGCACTGTGTTTCCTGCATTGATGTCATTGAAGAAGAACAGAAATATTCAATTGCAGGTATCGTTGATTTGCCAGAGAAATTAGGAAAAAAGATTAATACTTACGAAATCGTTGGAAGTGATGCTGATTTACCTAGTCTAGTCAAAGTTAATCAATATTTTTTTATTTCGCTTGGACAAATTAAATCACCCGAAAGAAGAGTAATGCTATTTGAAAAAGTAAAAAAACTTGGCGCTAAACTTCCAGCAATAATATCGCCTAAGGCATACGTTTCAAAAAGAGCGAATATTGGTGAAGGGACAATTATAATGCCTGGGGCAATTGTAAATGCATCTACAGAAGTTGGAAAGAACTGTATTATCAATACATCGTCATTGATAGAACATAATGCCATTGTTGAAGATCATTGTCACATTTCAACAGGTGCAATAATTAATGGTGGCACAATTGTAAGAACTAAGACATTTGTGGGTAGTAATTCTGTTACGAAAGAAAATATTGAGATTGGTTGCAACTCAATCATTGCTTGCGGACTTAGGATAATGAATAATCTTCCAGAAAACTCTATAATAAAAAGAAATTTAGAAAATTCTAGGTCCACGTAAATTTGATGAAGATTGCTGTTTTTAGTGTCGTATATCCTGGTCTTGAAAAATATCTGCCAGATTTTTTTAATTCATTGTCTAATCAAACTGATGTTGGCTTTGAATTGTTTCTGATTAATGATGGCCTTGAAGGATTAGGAGGTTCTTTAGGAAAATTACCTTTCCCAGTGAGAGTAAAAGATTCAAAAGATTCACCTTCTGCTTTGAGAAAAAGGGGGATTAACTGGTTGATGAACGAAGGAATAGAAGCTGTTGTTTTCGCAGATGCTGATGATTATTTCTCTGAGAATAGAGTTGAAATAGTTAAAAGATTACTTTTAAAAAATAATTTGGTATATAATGAATTGATTTTATTCGGAGAGCAGCTTCATTCTCCTCTTCCGATGTTGACAAACTTTTATAAAGAGAATGAGGAAATTACTGCTAAAGATCTGGTTAGTTATAACTGCCTTGGATTGTCAAATACCTCAATCCGTCTCGATAAAATTCCTGAAAAGATAATGGAAATTCCAGATAATCAAATAGCTTTTGACTGGGATTTTTTTTCGTTGATATTACATTCAGGTATTAGCGCCTTTTTTACCGGTAAAGCTAAAACATGGTACAGGCAGCACGAAAAGAACATAGCTTCGCCTTCTTCATTGAAGGACGAGCAAATATTAAGGGGTATTCATATAAAACGAGACCACTATTGTCTTATGAGTCAGTGGTATGAAGAATACAATGATCTTGAAAAAGAGTTTAGAAAACTATTAACAAGGTTAAAAACTGATGACCTGATGAAGAAAAAATATTGTAATGCTGTGCGAAAACAGTTCTCACACATTCAACGATGGTGGGAGCCTATGAAACTAATAGATGAATTAATATGGTAAAAATAAAAAATAAAACAATTAATAGCTATAGTATACCATATGTTATTGCCGAGATAGGGGCTAATCATAATGGAGATATGGATCTTGCCAGGCAAATGATCGATGATGCAAAGGCCTGTGGTTGTGATGCCGTGAAATTTCAATCATGGAGTCCTGATTCACTTGTTTCGAAAGAAGAATATGATAGGAATCAGAAATATAATGACTCACAAAAAAAACATTTTGGATCATTAAGGGAGATGATTGAAAAATATTATCTTCGCCCAGAACAGCATAAAGAATTAAAAGAATACTGCGATAATATAGAAATTGAATTTTGTTCAACCCCTTTTTCAAAGGAAGAAGTCGATTTGCTTGAAGAAATAGATGTCTCTTTTTATAAAATTGCCTCTATGGATATTAATAACCTTCTACTGCTGGAATATATAGCCCGTAAAAACAAGCCGGTCATACTTTCCACTGGAATGTCTACATTGGCGGAGATTGAAACTGCTGTGAAGACTGTCGAAAATGTAGGGAATAAACAAATAGTTCTTCTCCACTGTATTGCTATCTATCCCCCCGCTTATGAAGACATTAATCTCAAGAATATCCCTATGCTTAAGCAGGCATTCCCTTATCCAGTCGGCTTCTCTGATCATACGATAGGAACATCCATACCTTTGGCAGCGGTAGCTTTAGGCGCCTGTATTATTGAGAAGCACTTTACGATTGATAAACATTTGCCCGGATGGGACCATGAAATATCGGCAGATCCTGAAGAAATGGCAACCATAATTAAGGAATCAAAAAACATATCTAAAGCTCTTGGTATTGATCAAAGAGTTGTTAGTAGAGCGGAAGAAGAGAAGAAGTTAAAGTTTAGACGCAGTGCTGTTGCCAGTAAAAATCTGAAACAAGGGCATGTATTGGTTGCTGAAGATATCATTTTCAAAAGACCTGGAACAGGAATTAAACCGGATGAGGTACAGTACCTTATTGGCAGAAAGTTAGCTCATGACATATCAGCAGATGAACTTATTCAGTGGAATGATTTACTGTAAAGATAATACTCCCTAAATTTAATACTAAAAACATTGTACATGAACAGCATTCAGGATTATCTTATTCCCACAACTTTTTCCATTAAAGAGACCTTAAAAAGAATGGATCTGTTGTTGGCTAATACCGTATTTGTTGAAGACAATGATCAACTTGTGGGATCAGTGTCAAATGGTGATATACGGCGGACATTATTAAAAGAAGTAAGCCTAAAGACTCCTGTATCAAAGATAATGAATGGAAGTCCGATATATGTAGAAGAGGACTGCGATGAATCTGCCATCAAAGAAATATTTATGGAGAAGAAGATTTCAGCAATTCCTATGCTAAACCAAAAGGGGAAAGTCGTTAAAATCATATTTAAGGATGATCTGTTTGAGGGGGGCCATGAAATATACAATAAAATAGATTTGCCGGTTGTTATAATGACTGGCGGTAAAGGAACAAGGTTGGATCCTTTTACACGCATCCTTCCTAAAGCGCTTATCCCTATTGATGATAAACCGGTTATAGATATAATCATGAATGAATATGCCAAGTATGGAATGTACAACTTCATTCTTTCTCTAAATCATAAATCAGCAATGATTAAAGCTTATTTCCAGGAATGTGAAAACGCTTATAAAATTGACTTTATTCAGGAAACTCATCCGCTGGGAACTGCGGGAGCTTTACGATTATTGAGGAATAGAATAAGTTCACCCTTTTTCGTTTCTAATTGTGACATTATAGTTAAGGCCGATTATACCGGACTTTATCAGTTTCATGCTGATGGAGGCTTTGCATTGACTATTATTGCATCAATGCAACATTATACAATCCCTTATGGCATATGTGAACTTGATGAAGGTGGAACACTGGAAGCTATTTCAGAGAAACCTGAATATGATTTTCTCGTTAATACAGGCATGTATATTTTAAATCCAGAAACAATAGATCTTATACCGGAAGATAAAATGTTCCATATGACAGATTTAATCAATAGTTTAAAAAGAAATAACTATAAAATAGGCGTATACCCTGTATCTGAAAAATCATGGATTGATATCGGGCAGTGGGGAAAGTACAAGGAATCTGCTGACAGATTAAACCATGCGCTCAAGGATTTAACATGAAAAAAATAAATGATATAGCTGTAATCTTATTTGCCAGATTAAACTCGCAAAGAATACCTGAAAAAATGATTAAACCTTTTGCAGGAACAACTCTTATTGATATTGCTGTCGAAAAAATAATGAAATCAAGAGTCATTCCTAAAGAAAATATATATTTATACGTTTATGAACAAGAACTTATAGATATTGGAAATAAATATGGGATAAATATTTTGGAGCGAAGCGAAAAATCAGCAAATGCAGAAAGCAGTATTCAGGATATACATGAGTGGCATAAGAGTTTGAATTATAAATATGTTGTTACCTTTAATGCATGTACCCCTTTATTGAAAATATCAACTATAGATAATTTTATTACCCATTATACCAAAAGCAGCTATGACGGCTTATTTGGTGTCATTGAAAAACGTAATTTTTTCTGGGATAGAGAGGGAAATTTATTTACAAGTGCACCTCTTGATGAACAGGCTCCTAACACCAAAACAGCTGAAAAAGTATATGAAGCTGCCCATTGCCTTTATGCAAGCAAAACAGCCTGGATAAAAGATGACATCTGGTTGGGCCGTTTTCAAGAACCAAATGACCCGGAGTTATACGTTGTTGATGAATATGAGTCCTTTGATATTGATTATTTATGGCAGTTTGAACTGGCTCAAGGAGCCTATATACGAGAAATTAAAAAAACAAGGCTATAAAAACTGGAGATGAAAATTTATGCAATAGTCCAGGCCAGGATGTCCTCAAAACGCTTTCCCGGTAAGACGCTATACAAAGTTCAAAACAAACCTTTGATTTCCTTTTTACTTGAAACCCTATCAAAATGTCGTGGTCTGGATGATATACTACTAGCTACGTCTATCGATAAGAGTGATGATCCGATATTGGATTACTGTGAAAAAAAGAGTGTAAGACATTTTAGAGGTTCTCTGGATAATGTTGCTGAAAGGTTCAAGGATATTATCGAGGCTGAAAACATTGATGCATTCGTTAGATTGTCGGGTGACAGTCCGCTTCTTGATCCTCAGATTATTGAAAAGGCCGTCGCTCTTTATCGTAAAAACGAATATGATATTGTTACAAATGTTTTGAACCGCTCTTTTCCCAAGGGTCAAAGCGTTGAAGTAGTAAATGCAAAGACTTTTTTAGAAGCATACAGTGAATTGAAAAGCAATGAGGATAAAGAGCATGTAATGCCTTTTTTTTATAGAAACAAGGATAAATATAACATCTTCAATATTGAATCGGATTATGATGCGTCTACAGTGCAACTTTCAGTGGATACCGATGGGGACATGAGAATCTTTAAATTGATATTAAATAAGATGGATCGTCCTCATTGGCAATATAACTGGAAAGAAGTATTGGAATTAAGGGATAGTGCTGTCAGTAGAATACAATGAAAAAAATTAAAGTAGGCATTATTGGTTTGGGAGTTGGAAGAAAGCACATTGCCGGCTTCCAGTCCCACCCACAGTCTCAGGTGATAAAAACATGTGATTTTGACAACGAAAGATTAGAGGACGTAAAGCAGGAGTATCCTGAAATTGAAGGGGTATGTTCTGCGGATGAAGTCCTTAACGATCCGGATATTGATGTTGTTTCCATCGCTTCCTATGACAATTATCACTTTGAACAGATTACACAGGCTCTGAACAACGGGAAACATGTCTATGTTGAAAAACCCATGTGCTTATTTGATTATGAAGCCAGAAGTATTCGAGGACTTTTAAAGTCTAAACCTGAAATAAAACTATCATCTAACCTTGTACTAAGAACCTGCCCCAGATTTGTCCGCTTAAAAGAAGCTGTACAATCAGGAGAAATGGGTGATATTTATTCGATGAAGGCGGAATACTTGTGGGGAAGAAAGCATAAGCTTACCGATGGGTGGCGTAAGGATATGGATTTCTACTCAATCATCCATGGTGCAGCTGTTCATA
Proteins encoded:
- a CDS encoding nitroreductase family protein, with protein sequence MKLQKLIQKNRSCRRFHQSVKIDQVTLVSFINLARLSASAANLQPLKYILSWSTEKNDLIFPNLGWAGYLKDWSGPIEGERPSAYIMILGDKSVSRSFDIDCGIAAQSILLGATEAGLGGCIIATLQQDNLMTVLGIPDIYDILIVIALGKPKEVIQIDPLGLDGDIKYWRDKKGKHHVPKRSLKDIIID
- a CDS encoding NeuD/PglB/VioB family sugar acetyltransferase, with amino-acid sequence MKPNIILIGGGGHCVSCIDVIEEEQKYSIAGIVDLPEKLGKKINTYEIVGSDADLPSLVKVNQYFFISLGQIKSPERRVMLFEKVKKLGAKLPAIISPKAYVSKRANIGEGTIIMPGAIVNASTEVGKNCIINTSSLIEHNAIVEDHCHISTGAIINGGTIVRTKTFVGSNSVTKENIEIGCNSIIACGLRIMNNLPENSIIKRNLENSRST
- a CDS encoding glycosyltransferase family 2 protein encodes the protein MKIAVFSVVYPGLEKYLPDFFNSLSNQTDVGFELFLINDGLEGLGGSLGKLPFPVRVKDSKDSPSALRKRGINWLMNEGIEAVVFADADDYFSENRVEIVKRLLLKNNLVYNELILFGEQLHSPLPMLTNFYKENEEITAKDLVSYNCLGLSNTSIRLDKIPEKIMEIPDNQIAFDWDFFSLILHSGISAFFTGKAKTWYRQHEKNIASPSSLKDEQILRGIHIKRDHYCLMSQWYEEYNDLEKEFRKLLTRLKTDDLMKKKYCNAVRKQFSHIQRWWEPMKLIDELIW
- a CDS encoding N-acetylneuraminate synthase family protein gives rise to the protein MVKIKNKTINSYSIPYVIAEIGANHNGDMDLARQMIDDAKACGCDAVKFQSWSPDSLVSKEEYDRNQKYNDSQKKHFGSLREMIEKYYLRPEQHKELKEYCDNIEIEFCSTPFSKEEVDLLEEIDVSFYKIASMDINNLLLLEYIARKNKPVILSTGMSTLAEIETAVKTVENVGNKQIVLLHCIAIYPPAYEDINLKNIPMLKQAFPYPVGFSDHTIGTSIPLAAVALGACIIEKHFTIDKHLPGWDHEISADPEEMATIIKESKNISKALGIDQRVVSRAEEEKKLKFRRSAVASKNLKQGHVLVAEDIIFKRPGTGIKPDEVQYLIGRKLAHDISADELIQWNDLL
- a CDS encoding sugar phosphate nucleotidyltransferase; the protein is MNSIQDYLIPTTFSIKETLKRMDLLLANTVFVEDNDQLVGSVSNGDIRRTLLKEVSLKTPVSKIMNGSPIYVEEDCDESAIKEIFMEKKISAIPMLNQKGKVVKIIFKDDLFEGGHEIYNKIDLPVVIMTGGKGTRLDPFTRILPKALIPIDDKPVIDIIMNEYAKYGMYNFILSLNHKSAMIKAYFQECENAYKIDFIQETHPLGTAGALRLLRNRISSPFFVSNCDIIVKADYTGLYQFHADGGFALTIIASMQHYTIPYGICELDEGGTLEAISEKPEYDFLVNTGMYILNPETIDLIPEDKMFHMTDLINSLKRNNYKIGVYPVSEKSWIDIGQWGKYKESADRLNHALKDLT
- a CDS encoding NTP transferase domain-containing protein — protein: MKIYAIVQARMSSKRFPGKTLYKVQNKPLISFLLETLSKCRGLDDILLATSIDKSDDPILDYCEKKSVRHFRGSLDNVAERFKDIIEAENIDAFVRLSGDSPLLDPQIIEKAVALYRKNEYDIVTNVLNRSFPKGQSVEVVNAKTFLEAYSELKSNEDKEHVMPFFYRNKDKYNIFNIESDYDASTVQLSVDTDGDMRIFKLILNKMDRPHWQYNWKEVLELRDSAVSRIQ
- a CDS encoding Gfo/Idh/MocA family oxidoreductase, with the translated sequence MKKIKVGIIGLGVGRKHIAGFQSHPQSQVIKTCDFDNERLEDVKQEYPEIEGVCSADEVLNDPDIDVVSIASYDNYHFEQITQALNNGKHVYVEKPMCLFDYEARSIRGLLKSKPEIKLSSNLVLRTCPRFVRLKEAVQSGEMGDIYSMKAEYLWGRKHKLTDGWRKDMDFYSIIHGAAVHMIDLLIWMIDMLPVEVKAYGNQITTKDSEMKYNDFAAILMKFETGLIAEVSAHGGCVHPHFHNISIYGSNKSFINGITGGVWVNS